AGACCACGGCTGAAGTCTGCGCCGGCGCGGCCGGCGTTTCCTCCTCTGCCTCATTGTCCGGAATACAGGGCACGGCCGGTGGAAATGCTTCGTCATGCCCTCCATAATCCCTCGCTCCGCCAATCTTGCCAAGGGCCGGGCGGAACGATACTGCCTCCGGAAAAAACGCATCAAGGAGATGAGTCATGCCCAAAGCCAGAGCGCGCCACATTCTGGTGGCCACTGAAGACGTTTGCCAGAGCCTGAAGGAAAAAATCGAGGGCGGTGCCGATTTCGCCGAACTCGCCAAGGAATACTCCCAGTGCCCGTCGGGCCGCCGCGGCGGCGATCTGGGCTCTTTCGGTCCCGGCCAGATGGTCCCGGAATTCGACCGTGTGTGCTTCAACGAGGCCGTGGGCGTGGTGCACGGCCCGGTCA
Above is a window of Desulfomicrobium orale DSM 12838 DNA encoding:
- a CDS encoding peptidylprolyl isomerase, yielding MPKARARHILVATEDVCQSLKEKIEGGADFAELAKEYSQCPSGRRGGDLGSFGPGQMVPEFDRVCFNEAVGVVHGPVKTQFGYHLVEVTERS